One genomic segment of Methanobacterium sp. includes these proteins:
- a CDS encoding DUF3021 domain-containing protein produces MANYVKYSFVAMVIGVGFSLPSIVYEREDLSMPLKVLIHMGTGMIVYFLAVLYAGWIPASLGIGALIISLLIGISIAVVIWFGFYLYYREEALKINKQIKKMNQ; encoded by the coding sequence ATGGCCAATTATGTTAAATATTCCTTTGTGGCCATGGTTATAGGTGTTGGATTTTCTCTTCCCTCAATAGTATACGAAAGAGAAGACCTTTCCATGCCCCTGAAAGTTTTGATACATATGGGAACTGGAATGATAGTTTACTTCTTAGCAGTGCTTTATGCCGGGTGGATACCTGCATCTTTAGGAATTGGTGCCTTAATCATATCACTTTTAATAGGAATCAGCATTGCTGTTGTGATATGGTTTGGATTCTATCTTTACTACCGGGAAGAGGCCCTGAAAATAAATAAACAAATAAAGAAGATGAATCAGTAA
- a CDS encoding ABC transporter substrate-binding protein, producing the protein MEEFHINIGYLSTIYHTSFILKNEPLGNLGNYDLKWFLFATGPAMKDAFTSRNLDVGYIGLPPVMIGIENGLKIKCVGGGHVEGTVMVAPESYKTFDGLGSIKAVLKQFEGKAIGTPSKGCIHDVIIREMTKELDIEIKNFAWADFIPDSIEEGEIAAGVGTPSLAAVTSRRFASCIAIPPSKLWPWNPSYGIVVKEELIHESPEFITDFLKAHEDACNLIRLNPEKAAEIALKEVEVVDKDFVLNTYNVSPKYCASIPRDYIESTLKFIQVLRNLGYMKGDLKQEDIFNTEFIEKVHPEPAHY; encoded by the coding sequence ATGGAGGAATTTCACATTAACATTGGTTACCTATCAACAATTTATCACACTTCATTTATCCTGAAAAACGAACCCTTAGGTAATTTAGGCAATTATGATTTAAAATGGTTCCTATTTGCCACGGGCCCTGCAATGAAGGACGCATTTACCTCAAGAAATCTTGATGTAGGATACATTGGCCTTCCTCCAGTTATGATAGGCATTGAAAATGGTTTAAAAATTAAATGTGTTGGAGGAGGACATGTAGAAGGCACTGTAATGGTTGCCCCCGAATCTTATAAAACTTTTGATGGATTAGGCAGTATAAAAGCTGTTTTAAAGCAGTTTGAAGGAAAAGCTATTGGAACTCCATCAAAAGGATGTATTCACGACGTGATAATACGTGAAATGACAAAAGAACTTGATATTGAAATTAAAAACTTTGCATGGGCTGATTTTATCCCTGATTCCATAGAAGAAGGTGAAATTGCTGCTGGTGTTGGAACACCATCCCTTGCAGCAGTTACCTCAAGAAGATTTGCTTCTTGTATTGCTATTCCACCATCTAAACTCTGGCCATGGAATCCAAGCTATGGAATAGTTGTAAAAGAAGAACTAATCCACGAATCACCCGAATTTATCACTGATTTCCTGAAAGCTCATGAAGACGCCTGTAATTTAATAAGATTGAACCCAGAAAAAGCTGCTGAAATTGCCTTAAAAGAAGTTGAAGTTGTTGATAAAGATTTTGTGCTTAATACATATAATGTATCTCCAAAATACTGTGCAAGCATTCCAAGAGATTACATTGAATCTACACTTAAGTTTATTCAGGTACTGCGAAATTTGGGTTATATGAAAGGAGATTTAAAACAAGAGGATATTTTTAACACCGAATTCATTGAAAAAGTTCATCCAGAACCTGCCCATTACTAA